GGGAACGTCACCGTCTCGACGGCCGCCAGCGCCCAGGGAGCGGCGGGCTACCGGCGGCCCGTGGCCGGCGGCGGCTGGGTCTACTGGATCACCGGAATGATCGAGGACCCCGAGCAGGATCCCGACGCGCGCGAGGTCCCGAAGCGGATCTGGGCGGCGCGGGCCGACGCGACCGCTCAGACAGGCCTCGCCGTCTTCGACCGGGACACGTACGTCGGAGGCCTCGCGCTGGACGCCACCCATCTCTACTGGACCGAGCTGGAGCCCGGCGGGACGCACAGCACCGTTCGGCGGATGGCGCTCGGGGAGCCCGGCCAGACCGAGATCGTCGCGTCGATCCCCATCCACGACGGCGATCTCCCCGGAGACATCGCGGTCGGCGACCGGATCTTCTGGATCAGCGGCTACGCCATCCACGCCGCGAACAAGGACGGCACCGACGCAGGGACGCTCGTGGCGACGGACTTCCCCACGCGCCTGCTGGCGGACTCCACCTTTGTCTACTGGTACAGCCGCGAGGGGCAGCTCCAGCGGGTGCGCACCTCGGGCGGCGCGCCAGAGCCGCTCGCCGACAGCGCGGACATCCGGGATCTCGCCCAGGACTGCGGCGCCCTCTACTGGACGACCTGGGCCACCGAGGAGCAGCCGGCGTCGGTGATCAAGCTGGCCAAGTGAGCTGCGCCCCGATCGCGCTCCCGGCGAATTTGCTACGATGGTTTTACCACGATGTGACGAAATACCCCGTAGCCGCGCCGCGCACCATCCTCTCGCCGACGCGCGCCACGCGAAGCTCCTCAACGGCCTAAGGATCCCACGTACGCAGAACCATGCCCTCGGCCGCCGCGCGCGTCGGGGCACACTCCTTGCTAAGTTCAATTACCAATAACGAATAACGACCGCGACCACCGATTCGGCTCGCTCCGAAGCGCTCGCGCCGGTCGACGCGACGGAATCACCAGCTCTCCATCCCCCGCCGATCACCCCCGGCCCAGCGCGCTCTCCACGGCAGAGGTGGCGATATCGCCCCTCGAACGGCGTGGAGCGCGCCGAGGCGCATCGAGTCATCACGATCGAGAACGGAACGCACACCCTTCGATGGGGCGGCCTTGCTTTCCTTGCGCCTGCCGCGCGCAGGCGCGCGTGGCGCTGGTTCACATGCATCTGGCTCGCGTCGTTCGCCAGAGCGAGAGAGGCACCATGACCCGTAACAGCGTGATTCCAGAGCTCGTCGCCGGCCGCTACAGGATGGAGCGACGGATCTCGGCAGGCGGCATGGGGACGATCTGGCATGCTCAGGATCTCGCCCTGGAGCGCCCGGTAGCCCTGAAGTTGATGCTGGACACCTATGCCTCGGACGCAGGCGCGCGCGAGCGCTTCGCGCGCGAGGCGAGGGCGGCGGCTCGGCTCGGCACGGAGACGGACTATGTCGTACGGATCCTGGATTTCGGCGTCGACGCCGCGACGCCGTACATCGTGATGGAGCTGCTGAACGGGGAAGATCTCGAAGCGCGGCTCGTGCGGCGCGGAACGCTGTCCGTTCAGGAGGTCGCCGCGTTCCTTCCTCAGATCGCCTGTGCGCTGCGGAAGGCGCACGCGATCAGGCTCGTGCACCGGGACATCAAGCCGGCGAACATCTTCATCTCCTCCCAGGATGAGGAGGAGAGGATCAAGCTCCTGGATCTCGGCATCGTGAAGGAGCTCGGGCCGGGGGCGATCTCCACGTCCGGCAAGATCCTCGGCACGCTCTGGTACATGAGCCCGGAGCAGCTCGACGGCAAGCCGCTGGATCACCGCACCGATCTCTGGTCGCTCGGCCTCGTGATCTACCGAGCGCTCACGGGGCGGCTCCCCTTCCAGGGGAAGACCGTGGGAGAGCACCTGATGGTGCTCTTCGAGGGCAAGGCGCCCCGCATCGCCGAGATCGCGCCGCACCTCCCCGCCGACCTGGATGGCTTCTTCGAGCGCGCGCTGAAGGTGGATCCCGCGCCGAGATTTCAGACGGCCGATGAGCTGGCCCGGGCGTTCGTGGCGATCGCCAAGGGTTCCTGGCGGCCGCCGCCTCCGCTGGCGGAGGCGCGCGGCGAGCCCGAGGGCGCTCCGCCCCACGCCGTGGCGCCCACCGTGCCGAACG
The DNA window shown above is from Sorangium aterium and carries:
- a CDS encoding serine/threonine-protein kinase, with the translated sequence MTRNSVIPELVAGRYRMERRISAGGMGTIWHAQDLALERPVALKLMLDTYASDAGARERFAREARAAARLGTETDYVVRILDFGVDAATPYIVMELLNGEDLEARLVRRGTLSVQEVAAFLPQIACALRKAHAIRLVHRDIKPANIFISSQDEEERIKLLDLGIVKELGPGAISTSGKILGTLWYMSPEQLDGKPLDHRTDLWSLGLVIYRALTGRLPFQGKTVGEHLMVLFEGKAPRIAEIAPHLPADLDGFFERALKVDPAPRFQTADELARAFVAIAKGSWRPPPPLAEARGEPEGAPPHAVAPTVPNEAMGWRAAEQPQSSSAR